Proteins found in one Oryza glaberrima chromosome 4, OglaRS2, whole genome shotgun sequence genomic segment:
- the LOC127769718 gene encoding anthocyanin regulatory R-S protein-like, with product MSTSPSPNETEDADIVSEGLITHNAIEEGQMVVSDECVSNANRDPITMEIDELYSIYEDLDLDTVRFLEDNGWPVNPSSFQLVPASSTEAVAAAAAANDVDGVANSQVSCFMAWKSAKSNEMAVPVVTGIESQKLLKKVVDCGARMSTGRGSRAALTQESGIKNHVISERRRREKLNEMFLILKSIVPSIHKVDKASILEETIAYLKVLEKRVKELESSSEPSHQRATETGQQRRCEITGKELVSEIGVSGGGDAGREHHHVNVTVTDKVVLLEVQCRWKELVMTRVFDAIKSLCLDVLSVQASAPDGLLGLKIQAKFACSGSVAPGMISEALQKAIGG from the exons ATGAGCACTAGCCCTTCTCCGAACGAAACGGAAGATGCCGACATCGTGTCCGAAGGCCTCATCACTCACAACGCCATCGAAGAGGGGCAGATGGTCGTCTCTGATGAGTGCGTGTCCAACGCCAACCGCGATCCAATCACCATGGAGATCGACGAGCTCTACAGCATCTACGAGGACCTGGACCTGGACACCGTGCGCTTTCTCGAGGATAATGGCTGGCCTGTGAACCCCAGCTCTTTTCAACTGGTCCCGGCGTCGTcaacggaggcggtggcggcggcggcggcggctaatGATGTCGACGGTGTTGCGAATTCTCAAGTGTCGTGCTTCATGGCTTGGAAGAGCGCGAAGTCAAACGAGATGGCTGTGCCGGTCGTCACCGGTATAGAGTCACAGAAGTTGCTGAAGAAAGTTGTGGACTGTGGTGCACGGATGAGCACTGGTCGTGGTAGTAGAGCAGCGCTAACTCAAGAGAGTGGCATCAAGAACCATGTCATATCAGAGAGAAGGCGCCGAGAGAAGCTCAATGAGATGTTCCTGATTCTGAAGTCAATAGTCCCCTCCATCCacaag GTGGACAAAGCATCCATCCTTGAAGAAACGATTGCCTACCTCAAAGTGTTGGAGAAAAGGGTGAAAGAATTGGAGTCCAGCAGCGAGCCATCACATCAGCGCGCAACCGAAACAGGACAGCAAAGGCGCTGTGAGATCACCGGGAAGGAGCTGGTCTCTGAGATCGGTgtcagtggcggcggcgatgcaggGAGAGAACACCACCACGTGAATGTCACCGTCACGGACAAGGTGGTTCTCCTGGAGGTGCAGTGCCGATGGAAGGAGTTGGTGATGACACGAGTGTTCGACGCGATCAAGAGCCTCTGTCTTGACGTTCTCTCCGTGCAGGCGTCGGCACCGGATGGTCTTCTTGGACTGAAGATACAAGCTAAG TTTGCTTGTTCTGGTTCAGTGGCACCTGGGATgatcagcgaagctctccagaAAGCTATCGGTGGCTAG